One stretch of Saccharopolyspora erythraea DNA includes these proteins:
- a CDS encoding S1 family peptidase: MIRGSRRLARLAGVTAVALSAFAAASVANATPAPPSDDLGTFIVGGEDANVGDHPFTVALVTPDGQQFCGGTLAAPNKVVTAAHCTVGSQPADINVVSGRTVMSSSEGTVSKVTNVWVHPEYQDAAQGFDVSVLTLEAPVQEAPIELAKADDAGYAPDTQATILGWGNTSEGGQQADHLQKATVPVSSDDTCKQAYGEYNPDAMVCAGVPEGGVDTCQGDSGGPMVVDNKLIGVTSWGEGCARPGKPGVYARVGAYYDVLMEQINAGAVSAR; encoded by the coding sequence ATGATCCGTGGCTCACGTCGGTTGGCCCGGCTGGCCGGGGTTACCGCAGTCGCCCTCTCGGCGTTCGCCGCGGCGTCGGTCGCCAACGCGACGCCGGCGCCGCCCTCGGACGACCTCGGTACCTTCATCGTCGGCGGCGAGGACGCCAACGTCGGGGACCACCCGTTCACCGTCGCGCTGGTGACCCCGGACGGGCAGCAGTTCTGCGGCGGCACCCTCGCGGCCCCGAACAAGGTCGTCACCGCCGCGCACTGCACCGTCGGTTCGCAGCCCGCCGACATCAACGTCGTCAGCGGCCGGACCGTGATGAGCTCCAGCGAGGGCACCGTCTCCAAGGTCACCAACGTCTGGGTGCACCCCGAGTACCAGGACGCCGCGCAGGGCTTCGACGTCTCGGTGCTGACGCTGGAGGCCCCGGTCCAGGAGGCCCCGATCGAGCTGGCCAAGGCCGACGACGCGGGCTACGCGCCGGACACCCAGGCCACCATCCTCGGCTGGGGCAACACCAGCGAGGGCGGCCAGCAGGCCGACCACCTGCAGAAGGCGACCGTCCCGGTCAGTTCGGACGACACCTGCAAGCAGGCCTACGGCGAGTACAACCCCGACGCCATGGTCTGCGCCGGTGTGCCGGAAGGCGGCGTGGACACCTGCCAGGGTGACTCGGGCGGCCCGATGGTCGTCGACAACAAGCTGATCGGCGTCACCTCCTGGGGCGAGGGCTGCGCCCGTCCGGGCAAGCCCGGCGTGTACGCCCGCGTCGGCGCGTACTACGACGTGCTGATGGAGCAGATCAACGCCGGTGCGGTCAGCGCTCGCTGA
- a CDS encoding lysoplasmalogenase yields the protein MRGLFALAAATDTAMALLGRSRARRVTKTALMPVLAAEQRPGATGPLLGLAGSWAGDIALLRDDDRAFLVGLGSFLGAHVAYAGSFAARGGRPKLLHVLPVAACTAVTMRTFGRMAGPLRRPVQAYAVTIGTMAATATALRGPGSGRVVVGAATFVASDTLLALARFALAEKWHRAADAGVMATYTLGQWLIHDGLRRYDAAQR from the coding sequence GTGCGGGGACTGTTCGCGCTGGCGGCCGCGACCGATACCGCAATGGCGCTGCTGGGCAGGTCGCGTGCGCGGCGGGTCACCAAGACCGCGCTGATGCCGGTGCTGGCCGCCGAGCAACGCCCGGGCGCGACGGGACCGCTGCTCGGACTCGCCGGGTCGTGGGCGGGTGACATCGCCCTGCTGCGCGACGACGACCGCGCCTTCCTCGTGGGCCTCGGCTCATTCCTCGGCGCCCACGTCGCGTACGCGGGCAGCTTCGCCGCCCGCGGTGGCAGGCCGAAGCTGCTGCACGTGCTCCCGGTAGCGGCGTGCACGGCGGTCACCATGCGGACCTTCGGCAGGATGGCCGGTCCGCTGCGCCGCCCGGTGCAGGCGTACGCGGTCACCATCGGCACGATGGCCGCGACGGCGACGGCGCTGCGCGGTCCCGGATCCGGCCGGGTGGTGGTCGGCGCGGCGACGTTCGTCGCGTCCGACACGCTGCTCGCGCTCGCCCGCTTCGCGCTGGCCGAGAAGTGGCACCGCGCCGCCGACGCGGGCGTGATGGCCACCTACACGCTCGGCCAGTGGCTCATCCACGACGGCCTCCGCAGGTACGACGCCGCGCAGCGGTGA
- a CDS encoding pseudouridine-5'-phosphate glycosidase, translating into MPLSLPVISTEVRQALDAGRPVVALESTIVTHGLPRPRNLAVALDAERQLRDSGVVPATIGVVAGTPTVGLTGEQIEELAADEAAVKISTRDLPVAVARGTSGGTTVAATAFLARKAGIRVFSTGGLGGVHHGAATTFDESADLVTLASTPLVLVSAGAKSILDLAATLERLETLNIPVVGYRTRRFPGFYVADSGHDLEHSVDTPQEVAELAEARDALELRSALLVANPIPPERQLDPELHRRVLAEAWEEAERQGISGHDSTPFLLDHIRRATGDRSLEVNIDVYHNNIALGASIARAMAG; encoded by the coding sequence ATGCCCCTTTCGCTTCCGGTCATCTCGACAGAGGTGCGCCAGGCGCTGGACGCGGGACGTCCGGTGGTGGCGCTGGAGTCGACGATCGTCACCCACGGCCTGCCCCGCCCGCGCAACCTCGCGGTCGCCCTCGACGCCGAGCGGCAGTTGCGGGACTCCGGGGTGGTGCCGGCGACGATCGGGGTGGTCGCCGGGACCCCGACCGTCGGCCTCACCGGGGAGCAGATCGAGGAGCTGGCCGCCGACGAGGCAGCGGTCAAGATCAGCACGCGGGACCTGCCGGTCGCGGTCGCCCGGGGCACCAGCGGCGGCACGACGGTCGCCGCGACGGCTTTCCTGGCGCGCAAGGCCGGCATCCGGGTGTTCTCGACCGGCGGTCTGGGCGGCGTGCACCACGGCGCGGCGACCACCTTCGACGAGTCCGCCGACCTGGTGACGCTGGCATCGACACCGCTGGTGCTGGTCAGCGCGGGTGCGAAGTCCATCCTGGACCTCGCCGCGACGCTGGAACGGCTGGAGACGCTGAACATCCCGGTGGTCGGCTACCGGACGCGGCGCTTCCCGGGGTTCTACGTCGCCGACTCCGGACACGACCTGGAGCACTCGGTCGACACCCCGCAGGAGGTCGCGGAGCTGGCCGAGGCGCGCGACGCGCTGGAGCTGCGATCGGCGCTGCTGGTGGCCAACCCCATCCCTCCCGAGCGACAGCTCGATCCGGAGCTGCACCGGCGGGTGCTGGCCGAGGCGTGGGAGGAGGCGGAGCGGCAGGGCATCAGCGGGCACGACTCCACGCCGTTCCTGCTCGACCACATCCGGCGGGCCACCGGCGACCGCAGCCTCGAGGTCAACATCGACGTCTACCACAACAACATCGCGCTGGGGGCGTCGATCGCGCGGGCGATGGCGGGCTGA
- a CDS encoding carbohydrate kinase family protein, translating into MLGVLGDLVEDVVVWLNEPIRETTDTDVELFRTRGGSAANVAAFAADRYPTRFLGCVGADPTGDRLVAELATGGVEVRVQRRGTTGTVVVLIDQHGERTMLPHRGASGLLTEIDQSWAAGLEHLHLTAYSFTTEPMRSAVVEFARRLRGRGATVSLDASSTGLLRRYGPGRFRELVAELRPRFLLANRAEAEVLDLPERACRDVVVVVKDGGRPTTVFAPDEPAVEVDVPPVPMVRDLTGAGDAFAAGFLTAWLLGADPRAACVEGHAVARKVLTTPGAGGTR; encoded by the coding sequence ATGCTCGGAGTGCTGGGCGACCTGGTCGAGGACGTCGTGGTCTGGCTGAACGAGCCGATCAGGGAGACCACCGACACCGACGTGGAGCTGTTCCGGACCCGCGGTGGCAGCGCGGCCAACGTGGCGGCGTTCGCCGCGGACCGGTACCCGACCCGGTTCCTGGGCTGCGTGGGGGCCGACCCGACCGGCGACCGGCTCGTCGCCGAGCTGGCGACCGGCGGCGTCGAGGTGCGCGTGCAGCGGCGGGGCACCACCGGCACCGTCGTGGTCCTGATCGACCAGCACGGTGAGCGCACCATGCTCCCGCACCGCGGGGCGAGCGGCCTGCTGACCGAGATCGACCAGTCGTGGGCGGCCGGCCTGGAGCACCTGCACCTCACCGCGTACTCGTTCACGACCGAGCCGATGCGCTCGGCGGTCGTCGAGTTCGCGCGGCGGCTCCGCGGGCGGGGTGCGACGGTGTCGCTCGACGCTTCGTCGACCGGGCTGCTGCGCCGCTACGGCCCGGGCCGCTTCCGCGAACTGGTCGCCGAGCTGCGCCCGCGCTTCCTGCTCGCCAACCGGGCCGAGGCAGAAGTGCTCGATCTGCCGGAGCGCGCCTGCCGTGACGTGGTGGTAGTGGTGAAGGACGGCGGTCGCCCCACCACCGTGTTCGCACCGGACGAGCCAGCGGTCGAGGTGGACGTGCCACCGGTGCCCATGGTCCGCGACCTCACCGGAGCGGGCGACGCTTTCGCGGCGGGATTCCTGACCGCCTGGCTGCTCGGCGCCGACCCGCGCGCCGCCTGCGTCGAGGGGCACGCCGTCGCGCGCAAGGTGCTCACGACGCCAGGGGCGGGAGGAACCCGATGA
- a CDS encoding nucleoside hydrolase: MTIPVVLDCDPGHDDAIAILLAGASDALDLRAVTTVGGNQSLEKITLNACRVLTVAGLAEVPLAAGAAKPLTRPLRVAADVHGESGLDGPEWPEPTARPLELGAVELLRRTIIESAEPVALIATGPLTNVATLLLAHPEVAGRIREISWMGGSAGRGNVTPLVEFNASTDPEAARIVFGSGLPLTMCGLDVTHQALVTPAIVDRLRALGTAVGDMSVELMRFFAATYRELFGFEGPPLHDPVAVARVVDPTLVRAQRVNVEIETRGDWTAGATVVDLAGRTGREANADVALELDVERFWDLVVGAIAVYG; this comes from the coding sequence ATGACGATCCCGGTGGTGCTGGACTGCGACCCCGGCCACGACGACGCGATCGCGATCCTGCTGGCGGGCGCCTCGGACGCGCTGGACCTGCGGGCCGTGACCACCGTAGGTGGCAACCAGTCGCTGGAGAAGATCACGCTCAACGCCTGCCGGGTCCTCACCGTGGCCGGGCTGGCCGAAGTGCCGCTGGCCGCCGGTGCGGCCAAGCCACTGACGCGCCCGCTGCGGGTCGCGGCCGACGTCCACGGCGAGTCGGGGCTCGACGGCCCGGAGTGGCCCGAGCCCACCGCGCGGCCGTTGGAACTCGGCGCGGTGGAGCTGTTGCGCCGCACGATCATCGAGTCGGCCGAGCCGGTGGCGCTCATCGCGACGGGTCCGCTGACCAACGTGGCGACGCTGCTGCTGGCGCACCCGGAGGTCGCGGGCCGGATCCGGGAGATCTCGTGGATGGGCGGCAGCGCGGGCCGCGGCAACGTGACCCCGCTGGTGGAGTTCAACGCCTCCACCGATCCGGAGGCGGCGCGCATCGTGTTCGGCTCGGGGCTGCCGCTGACGATGTGCGGGCTCGACGTGACGCACCAGGCGCTGGTGACGCCGGCGATCGTCGACCGGCTGCGGGCGCTCGGCACGGCTGTCGGCGACATGTCGGTGGAGCTGATGCGGTTCTTCGCGGCCACCTACCGCGAGCTGTTCGGGTTCGAGGGGCCGCCGCTGCACGATCCGGTCGCCGTCGCGCGGGTGGTCGACCCGACGCTGGTGCGCGCCCAGCGGGTCAACGTCGAGATCGAGACCCGGGGCGACTGGACGGCCGGTGCCACCGTGGTCGACCTCGCCGGGCGCACCGGGCGGGAGGCCAACGCCGACGTCGCGCTGGAACTCGACGTCGAGCGGTTCTGGGACCTGGTCGTGGGGGCGATCGCGGTCTACGGGTGA
- a CDS encoding IclR family transcriptional regulator — protein sequence MAESTSPEQAGTGQTVVKSADRALGILELLSRGRHRLSDIAENLHLPLSSVHGLLGTLVLRGFAEFDPTTRTYGLGLKAWTVGQGYTGHRDIVGIALPLMERLAQETGETIQLSRLDGTENVYIAIAESPQPMKLVSAVGMRLPAHAVGLGKALLSGLTEDDLRRRYAGLELQRFTAHTVRELPELLAEIERSRQRGYAVDDEEYIIGCRCVAMPVRDHSGDVVAAMSVSAPTPRCGPDWAEKTRAPLSAVVDSVEQQLRR from the coding sequence ATGGCGGAGTCGACCTCCCCCGAACAGGCGGGCACGGGACAGACCGTGGTGAAGTCGGCCGACCGCGCGCTGGGGATCCTGGAGCTGCTGTCTAGGGGCAGGCACCGGCTCAGCGACATCGCCGAGAACCTGCACCTGCCGCTCTCCAGCGTCCACGGCCTGCTCGGCACCCTGGTCCTGCGCGGTTTCGCCGAGTTCGACCCGACCACCCGGACCTACGGGCTGGGACTCAAGGCGTGGACGGTCGGCCAGGGCTACACCGGGCACCGCGACATCGTGGGCATCGCCCTGCCGCTGATGGAGCGGCTGGCCCAGGAGACCGGCGAGACCATCCAGCTCTCCCGCCTGGACGGGACCGAGAACGTCTACATCGCCATCGCCGAGTCGCCGCAGCCGATGAAGCTGGTTTCGGCGGTGGGGATGCGGTTGCCCGCGCACGCCGTGGGGCTCGGCAAGGCGCTGCTGTCGGGTCTGACCGAGGACGACCTGCGGCGCCGCTACGCGGGGCTGGAGCTGCAGCGGTTCACCGCGCACACCGTCCGGGAGCTGCCGGAGCTGCTGGCCGAGATCGAGCGGAGCAGGCAGCGCGGCTACGCCGTCGACGACGAGGAGTACATCATCGGCTGCCGCTGCGTGGCGATGCCGGTCCGCGACCACTCGGGCGACGTCGTCGCGGCGATGTCGGTGTCGGCTCCCACCCCGCGCTGCGGCCCGGACTGGGCGGAGAAGACCCGCGCCCCGCTGTCGGCCGTCGTCGACAGCGTCGAGCAGCAGCTCCGCCGGTAG
- a CDS encoding fumarylacetoacetate hydrolase family protein, with protein MRFLRLGPSGSERPHVADEQGRLFDLGQITTDIDAAFLGGDGFERTRAALAEGALPEVHDPADGSGLRVGAPIARPGAVLCIGQNYAAHAAESGSPPPQVPILFLKHPNTVVGPYDEVLIPRGSTRTDWEVELGVVIGRRARYLASAEEALPTIAGFVLSNDVSEREYQIEQSGGQWSKGKCHETFNPVGPWLVPAADLGDPQALGLRTWVNGEVRQDSSTADMIFGVAEIIRHLSQYLTLEPGDLVNTGTPEGVAMSGRFPYLAPGDVMELEIDGLGRQRQQLKSA; from the coding sequence ATGAGGTTTCTGAGGTTGGGCCCGTCCGGGTCGGAGCGACCCCACGTGGCCGACGAACAGGGCCGGCTGTTCGACCTGGGCCAGATCACCACCGACATCGACGCCGCCTTCCTCGGCGGAGACGGCTTCGAGCGGACGCGGGCGGCGCTGGCCGAAGGCGCGCTGCCCGAGGTCCACGACCCCGCCGACGGCAGCGGCCTGCGGGTCGGCGCCCCGATCGCGCGTCCCGGCGCGGTCCTGTGCATCGGCCAGAACTACGCCGCGCACGCCGCGGAGTCCGGATCGCCGCCGCCGCAGGTGCCGATCCTGTTCCTCAAGCACCCGAACACCGTCGTCGGTCCCTACGACGAGGTGCTGATCCCGCGCGGTAGCACGCGCACGGACTGGGAGGTCGAGCTCGGTGTGGTGATCGGCCGCCGGGCCCGCTACCTCGCCAGCGCGGAGGAGGCGCTGCCCACCATCGCCGGGTTCGTGCTGTCCAACGACGTCTCGGAACGCGAGTACCAGATCGAGCAGTCCGGCGGGCAGTGGTCGAAGGGCAAGTGCCACGAGACGTTCAACCCCGTCGGGCCGTGGCTGGTGCCCGCGGCCGATCTCGGCGACCCGCAGGCGCTGGGCCTGCGGACGTGGGTCAACGGGGAGGTCCGGCAGGACTCCAGCACAGCGGACATGATCTTCGGCGTCGCCGAGATCATCCGCCACCTGTCGCAGTACCTGACGCTGGAACCCGGCGACCTGGTCAACACCGGCACCCCGGAGGGCGTGGCGATGTCCGGGCGGTTCCCGTACCTGGCGCCCGGTGACGTGATGGAGCTGGAGATCGACGGGCTGGGCAGGCAGCGCCAGCAGCTCAAGTCCGCCTGA
- a CDS encoding SDR family oxidoreductase encodes MIIESGHVAVVTGAARGLGRALAAQLVDKAVSVVLADIDADALRTTAEELASGGGKVLAVPTDVREQSALDVLAERTTDHFGRIDLVVNNAGIAGGSQPIWATGAREWREVVDVNLFGVVHGIRAFVPKLIEAGRGHVVNIASLAGIAVPSFGSAYGASKHAIVAISESLREELDTVATAEIGVTVACPGVMRTPMAAALFDERTVEDVDLPPHLTAEQAKEMRAAAMANAVEPEQAARRILDAVEQNHLHTLPNGDFMSMARTRTEAIMSVIPAR; translated from the coding sequence GTGATCATCGAGAGCGGGCACGTCGCGGTCGTCACGGGAGCCGCGCGGGGGCTCGGCCGCGCGCTCGCGGCCCAGCTCGTCGACAAGGCGGTGTCGGTGGTGCTCGCCGACATCGACGCCGACGCTCTGCGAACGACCGCGGAGGAGCTTGCATCCGGTGGCGGGAAGGTGCTCGCGGTGCCGACCGACGTGCGCGAGCAGAGCGCGCTCGACGTGCTCGCCGAGCGGACCACCGACCACTTCGGACGGATCGACCTGGTCGTCAACAACGCCGGAATCGCCGGCGGCTCGCAGCCGATCTGGGCCACCGGTGCCCGGGAGTGGCGGGAGGTCGTCGACGTCAACCTCTTCGGCGTGGTGCACGGGATCCGGGCGTTCGTGCCGAAGCTGATCGAGGCGGGACGCGGTCACGTCGTCAACATCGCTTCCCTGGCCGGGATCGCGGTGCCCTCGTTCGGCAGCGCCTACGGCGCGAGCAAGCACGCGATCGTGGCGATTTCGGAGAGCCTGCGGGAAGAACTCGACACCGTGGCGACAGCCGAGATCGGCGTCACGGTGGCCTGCCCCGGGGTGATGCGGACCCCGATGGCCGCCGCCCTGTTCGACGAGCGGACGGTCGAGGACGTCGACCTGCCGCCGCACCTCACCGCGGAGCAGGCGAAGGAGATGCGGGCCGCGGCGATGGCCAACGCGGTCGAGCCGGAGCAGGCGGCGAGGCGGATCCTCGACGCGGTGGAGCAGAACCACCTGCACACCCTGCCGAACGGCGATTTCATGAGCATGGCCCGCACGCGCACGGAGGCGATCATGTCCGTGATCCCCGCGCGGTGA
- a CDS encoding LysR family transcriptional regulator: MPLSGPLRLPSGDGRSRLLQISAPLLDTTMDQLRTLLVVYEEGTALAAARALGREQSSVQKQLDTLNRNFRRLCGEALVIKQGRGKKVLFTGSGLAFVETARRTLGDWLDGIDESRRLLGETLTVGTTRFTLGFLANAAEHIGAEFQERGIELKIVHLRTRDLLTALRDKQVDLVCGSALARSGDDEGLAPYDVMEWRRSGLSLVTNLPESPLLGASVGASELPTLPLVIPASGLISGFLGGWFGAEYRGRLDIAAEIDDVRYGFELLRSDLLQACMLVTQGIGEAADDGRMPEGQGLRTVELVNDLEPKLEVLVGAFTRRGERPGYDDDHPLNLLWNALSLENDRWKAMEPS; the protein is encoded by the coding sequence ATGCCGTTATCCGGACCCCTCAGGCTGCCGTCAGGGGACGGCAGGAGCAGGCTGCTGCAGATCTCCGCCCCGCTGCTGGACACCACAATGGACCAGTTGCGGACGTTGCTCGTGGTGTACGAGGAGGGCACCGCGCTGGCCGCGGCACGCGCACTGGGCAGGGAGCAGTCCAGCGTGCAGAAGCAGCTCGACACGCTCAACCGCAACTTCCGCAGGCTGTGCGGTGAGGCGCTGGTGATCAAGCAGGGGCGCGGCAAGAAGGTTCTGTTCACCGGGAGCGGGCTGGCCTTCGTCGAGACAGCGCGCAGGACGCTGGGTGACTGGCTCGACGGAATAGACGAATCCCGCCGCCTTCTCGGCGAGACGCTCACTGTCGGTACCACTCGTTTCACGCTCGGTTTCCTCGCCAATGCCGCCGAGCACATCGGTGCCGAATTCCAGGAACGCGGAATTGAGCTGAAGATCGTGCACCTGCGGACCCGAGACCTGCTGACCGCATTGCGGGACAAGCAGGTCGACCTGGTCTGCGGAAGCGCGCTGGCCCGCTCCGGCGACGACGAGGGCCTGGCGCCCTACGACGTCATGGAGTGGCGCCGAAGTGGGCTGTCGCTGGTGACCAACCTGCCGGAGAGCCCGTTGCTGGGCGCGTCGGTCGGGGCGAGCGAGCTGCCGACGCTGCCGCTGGTGATCCCGGCCAGCGGACTGATCTCGGGATTCCTCGGCGGCTGGTTCGGCGCCGAGTACCGCGGCAGGCTCGACATCGCGGCCGAGATCGACGACGTCCGCTACGGGTTCGAGCTGCTGCGCTCGGACCTGCTGCAGGCGTGCATGCTCGTCACCCAGGGCATCGGCGAGGCCGCCGACGACGGCAGGATGCCGGAGGGCCAGGGGCTGCGCACCGTGGAGCTGGTCAACGACCTGGAGCCGAAGCTCGAGGTCCTGGTGGGCGCGTTCACCCGCCGCGGCGAGCGCCCGGGTTACGACGACGACCACCCGCTGAACCTGCTGTGGAACGCGCTGTCGCTGGAGAACGACCGCTGGAAGGCCATGGAGCCGTCGTGA
- a CDS encoding penicillin acylase family protein, protein MSRRQRLVAALSAGAVVGSLLIAPASTAEPAPPPVEDYCGGQCHHVLPPGQNGNATLVELAAHMLFGTRPKHSDDQIGKYESLVPGYQELTTGTIGEFFNDNSFGVPEDQVERRYQPRSDVTIVRDKKAGIPHVYGTTRAGTAFGAGFSTAEDKLFLMDVMRRAGRGQVTPFAGGAEANRALEQGFFATSPYTEEELWAQIINVSQQGERGRQALEDAYAYLEGINAYIAQSYHGRYFPGEYVATGHVDAITNEGEIEPFRPTDLVVLASLVGAQFGGGGGNEVQNAVAKMALHERFGPQRGEEVWRAFRAENDPEAISTVHDGRSFPYAVSPENPQGVAMPDPGSVTAQQLVFDETGSATRDEPDTQPDAAAKPPAQAGEIRDPAEALRGIFDDGVAPADLSRPRGMSNALMVSGAHTESGHPVAVFGPQTGYFAPQLLTLQELQGPGISSKGASFAGLSFYTLLGRGQDYSWSATTAAQDIIDTYAVELCEPGGGPVTKESDHYLFRGECLPMQTVERKNEWKPNLGDDTPAGSYRLVSFRTRYGPVTHRATIGGKPVAYTTARSTFMHEVDSIIGFQKFNDPSAVSSAESFQRAAHDVNYTFNWFYADADDTAYFNSGDNLVRPATVDPSMPVVSDPAFEWKGWDAATNNADYAPFEQHPNSVNQDYYISWNNKQAPGTSAAKLEMTAVQRGDLLDGRVRGLIAGGGKVDRVNLTQAMADAGVTDLRAERVLPDLLRVIDSAPVDDPGAAALVEQLRGWAADGGKRTETQPGSRQYAHAEAIELMDAWWPLLVRGQFEPALGSAAYRALTDVMGINESPSGWQNGKPGLHFGQGHQGSAFQHGWFGQVSKDIRGVLGDPVEGGFGQPLCGGGDLSSCRQVLLDTLQQAAAVPAEETYPGDADCEPGDQWCADSLVHNKIGGISQDKISWQNRPTYQQVVEFPAHR, encoded by the coding sequence ATGTCTCGACGTCAGCGACTCGTGGCCGCGCTCAGCGCGGGGGCCGTCGTCGGTTCGCTGCTCATCGCCCCGGCCTCGACCGCGGAACCGGCGCCGCCGCCGGTCGAGGACTACTGCGGCGGTCAGTGCCACCACGTCCTGCCGCCGGGCCAGAACGGCAACGCCACGCTGGTGGAACTGGCCGCGCACATGCTGTTCGGCACCCGGCCGAAGCACTCCGACGACCAGATCGGCAAGTACGAGTCGCTGGTCCCCGGCTACCAGGAGCTGACGACCGGCACCATCGGCGAGTTCTTCAACGACAACTCCTTCGGCGTGCCCGAGGACCAGGTCGAGCGCCGCTACCAGCCGCGCTCCGACGTCACGATCGTCCGGGACAAGAAGGCGGGCATCCCGCACGTCTACGGCACCACCCGCGCGGGCACGGCTTTCGGTGCGGGCTTTTCGACCGCCGAGGACAAGCTGTTCCTGATGGACGTCATGCGCCGCGCGGGACGCGGGCAGGTCACGCCCTTCGCCGGTGGCGCGGAGGCGAACCGAGCGCTGGAGCAAGGCTTCTTCGCCACCTCTCCCTACACCGAGGAGGAGCTGTGGGCGCAGATCATCAACGTCTCGCAGCAGGGCGAACGCGGCAGGCAGGCGCTCGAAGACGCCTACGCCTACCTGGAGGGCATCAACGCCTACATCGCGCAGTCCTACCACGGCCGGTACTTCCCCGGTGAGTACGTGGCCACCGGGCACGTCGACGCGATCACCAACGAGGGCGAGATCGAGCCGTTCCGGCCGACCGACCTCGTCGTGCTCGCCTCGCTGGTCGGCGCGCAGTTCGGCGGCGGTGGCGGCAACGAGGTGCAGAACGCCGTGGCGAAGATGGCGCTGCACGAGCGGTTCGGCCCGCAGCGCGGCGAGGAGGTGTGGCGCGCGTTCCGGGCGGAGAACGACCCGGAGGCCATCTCGACCGTCCATGATGGACGCAGCTTCCCGTACGCGGTGTCGCCGGAGAACCCGCAGGGCGTGGCGATGCCCGATCCCGGTTCGGTGACCGCCCAGCAGCTCGTGTTCGACGAGACCGGTTCGGCGACGCGCGACGAGCCCGACACCCAGCCCGACGCCGCCGCGAAACCGCCCGCGCAGGCAGGCGAGATCCGCGACCCGGCGGAGGCGCTGCGGGGCATCTTCGACGACGGCGTGGCGCCGGCGGACCTCTCGCGTCCCCGGGGTATGTCCAACGCGTTGATGGTCTCCGGGGCGCACACCGAGAGCGGCCACCCGGTGGCCGTTTTCGGGCCCCAGACCGGATACTTCGCGCCACAGCTGCTCACCCTGCAGGAGCTGCAGGGGCCCGGCATCTCGTCCAAGGGCGCGTCCTTCGCGGGGCTGAGCTTCTACACGCTGCTCGGCCGCGGTCAGGACTACTCCTGGAGCGCCACCACCGCGGCGCAGGACATCATCGACACCTACGCCGTCGAGCTGTGCGAGCCGGGCGGCGGGCCGGTGACCAAGGAGTCGGACCACTACCTGTTCCGCGGCGAATGCCTGCCGATGCAGACCGTGGAGCGCAAGAACGAGTGGAAGCCGAACCTCGGCGACGACACCCCGGCCGGTTCCTACCGCCTGGTGTCGTTCCGAACCCGGTACGGGCCGGTGACGCATCGCGCGACCATCGGCGGCAAGCCGGTCGCCTACACCACCGCCCGGTCGACGTTCATGCACGAGGTCGACTCGATCATCGGCTTCCAGAAGTTCAACGACCCGTCGGCGGTGAGCTCCGCGGAGTCCTTCCAGCGCGCCGCGCACGACGTCAACTACACCTTCAACTGGTTCTACGCCGACGCCGACGACACGGCGTACTTCAACTCCGGTGACAACCTCGTCCGTCCGGCCACTGTGGACCCGAGCATGCCGGTCGTCTCCGACCCCGCGTTCGAGTGGAAGGGCTGGGACGCGGCGACCAACAACGCCGACTACGCGCCCTTCGAGCAGCACCCGAACTCGGTGAACCAGGACTACTACATCAGCTGGAACAACAAGCAGGCCCCGGGAACCAGCGCGGCCAAGCTGGAGATGACCGCGGTGCAGCGCGGCGACCTGCTCGACGGCCGGGTGCGCGGCCTCATCGCCGGGGGCGGCAAGGTGGACCGGGTGAACCTCACCCAGGCGATGGCCGACGCGGGCGTGACCGACCTCCGCGCCGAACGGGTGCTGCCGGACCTGCTGAGGGTGATCGACAGCGCCCCGGTCGACGACCCGGGGGCCGCGGCGCTCGTCGAGCAGCTCCGCGGCTGGGCGGCCGACGGCGGGAAGCGGACCGAGACGCAACCGGGCAGCCGGCAGTACGCGCACGCCGAGGCGATCGAGCTGATGGACGCGTGGTGGCCGCTGCTGGTGCGCGGTCAGTTCGAGCCGGCGCTCGGCTCGGCCGCGTACCGGGCGCTCACCGACGTGATGGGCATCAACGAGTCACCTTCGGGCTGGCAGAACGGGAAGCCCGGGCTGCACTTCGGACAGGGCCACCAGGGGTCGGCGTTCCAGCACGGGTGGTTCGGCCAGGTGTCGAAGGACATCCGCGGAGTCCTCGGCGACCCGGTCGAGGGCGGCTTCGGGCAGCCCCTCTGCGGCGGCGGCGACCTGTCGTCGTGCAGGCAGGTGCTGCTGGACACCCTGCAACAGGCCGCGGCGGTCCCGGCCGAGGAGACCTACCCGGGCGACGCCGACTGCGAGCCCGGCGACCAGTGGTGCGCGGACTCCCTCGTACACAACAAGATCGGTGGCATCAGCCAGGACAAGATCAGCTGGCAGAACCGCCCGACCTACCAGCAGGTGGTGGAGTTCCCCGCCCACCGCTGA